In Deltaproteobacteria bacterium, one DNA window encodes the following:
- a CDS encoding GNAT family N-acetyltransferase, translating to MQLSLIDARVSPIDRTWLTNVYPLYLHDLSEFDDGLYHLNEQGLWEPDFLPYWLGAGTHWPLLLVAESQRVGFALIMQAPSAFMQSGREYLLGEFFVLRNLRRTGIGRTAVEIVFARFPGLWELSVLQRNTGALAFWRRLLSSCSKEPYSEQPVNTTVSFSFCT from the coding sequence ATGCAACTCTCGCTCATAGATGCCCGTGTATCTCCGATAGATCGCACCTGGCTCACCAACGTCTATCCACTTTACCTGCACGATCTGTCGGAGTTTGACGATGGGCTCTACCATTTGAACGAGCAGGGACTCTGGGAACCAGATTTTCTTCCCTACTGGCTCGGTGCCGGAACACATTGGCCCTTGTTGCTTGTCGCCGAATCCCAGCGGGTCGGTTTCGCCTTGATCATGCAGGCACCGAGCGCGTTCATGCAATCAGGTAGAGAGTATCTGCTCGGCGAATTCTTCGTGCTGCGAAATTTGCGGCGGACCGGTATCGGACGAACCGCGGTGGAGATAGTCTTCGCGCGGTTTCCCGGATTGTGGGAATTGAGTGTATTGCAACGCAATACCGGCGCCCTAGCCTTCTGGCGACGTCTCCTCTCATCGTGCAGCAAAGAACCCTATAGCGAACAACCCGTGAACACCACCGTCAGTTTCTCTTTCTGCACCTAA